In one Molothrus ater isolate BHLD 08-10-18 breed brown headed cowbird chromosome 6, BPBGC_Mater_1.1, whole genome shotgun sequence genomic region, the following are encoded:
- the CD151 gene encoding CD151 antigen isoform X2, with the protein MREYTEKKETCGTICLKYLLFIFNFFFWLAGGAVMAVGAWTLAEKSDYISLLSSSTYSATAYILVVAGVVVMVTGILGCCATFKERRNLLRVYFILLLCIFLLEIIAGILAYIYYQQLSLELKQNLKNTMTEKYRREGEESVTSAVDKLQQEFKCCGSNNYTDWADSLWIKSPEASGRKVPDSCCKTITDLCGRRDHPSNIYKESGCITKLENFIQEHLKIIGAVGISIACVQIFGMIFTCCLYKSLKSEPY; encoded by the exons ATGCGTGAGTatacagaaaagaaggaaacatgTGGGACCATCTGCCTGAAGTATCTTCTCTTCATCTTCAACTTCTTTTTCTGG ctgGCTGGCGGGGCTGTGATGGCAGTGGGCGCCTGGACCCTGGCTGAGAAGAGTGACTACATcagcctgctctcctccagcacATACTCTGCAACTGCTTATATCCTGGTGGTGGCTGGGGTGGTGGTCATGGTCACTGGCATCCTTGGGTGCTGTGCCACCTTCAAAGAGCGGCGCAATTTGCTACGAGTG TACTTCATATTGTTGCTATGCATCTTTCTCCTGGAGATCATTGCAGGAATCCTGGCCTATATCTACTACCAGCAG ctgagcctggagctgaAACAAAATCTGAAGAACACCATGACAGAGAAGTACcggagggagggagaagagagtGTTACCAGTGCAGTGGacaaactgcagcaggag ttcAAGTGCTGTGGGAGCAACAACTACACGGACTGGGCAGACAGCCTGTGGATCAAATCTCCAGAGGCCAGTGGGAGGAAGGTCCCAGACAGCTGCTGTAAGACCATCACTGACCTGTGTGGCAGAAGAGACCATCCTTCCAACATCTACAAGGAG AGTGGTTGCATTACCAAGCTGGAAAACTTCATTCAAGAGCATCTGAAAATTATCGGGGCAGTGGGCATCAGCATTGCTTGTGTGCAG ATCTTTGGGATGATTTTCACCTGCTGCTTGTACAAGAGTTTAAAGTCAGAACCATATTAA
- the CD151 gene encoding CD151 antigen isoform X1, with amino-acid sequence MREYTEKKETCGTICLKYLLFIFNFFFWLAGGAVMAVGAWTLAEKSDYISLLSSSTYSATAYILVVAGVVVMVTGILGCCATFKERRNLLRVYFILLLCIFLLEIIAGILAYIYYQQFFPVSPQLSLELKQNLKNTMTEKYRREGEESVTSAVDKLQQEFKCCGSNNYTDWADSLWIKSPEASGRKVPDSCCKTITDLCGRRDHPSNIYKESGCITKLENFIQEHLKIIGAVGISIACVQIFGMIFTCCLYKSLKSEPY; translated from the exons ATGCGTGAGTatacagaaaagaaggaaacatgTGGGACCATCTGCCTGAAGTATCTTCTCTTCATCTTCAACTTCTTTTTCTGG ctgGCTGGCGGGGCTGTGATGGCAGTGGGCGCCTGGACCCTGGCTGAGAAGAGTGACTACATcagcctgctctcctccagcacATACTCTGCAACTGCTTATATCCTGGTGGTGGCTGGGGTGGTGGTCATGGTCACTGGCATCCTTGGGTGCTGTGCCACCTTCAAAGAGCGGCGCAATTTGCTACGAGTG TACTTCATATTGTTGCTATGCATCTTTCTCCTGGAGATCATTGCAGGAATCCTGGCCTATATCTACTACCAGCAG TTCTTCCCCGTGAGCCCACAG ctgagcctggagctgaAACAAAATCTGAAGAACACCATGACAGAGAAGTACcggagggagggagaagagagtGTTACCAGTGCAGTGGacaaactgcagcaggag ttcAAGTGCTGTGGGAGCAACAACTACACGGACTGGGCAGACAGCCTGTGGATCAAATCTCCAGAGGCCAGTGGGAGGAAGGTCCCAGACAGCTGCTGTAAGACCATCACTGACCTGTGTGGCAGAAGAGACCATCCTTCCAACATCTACAAGGAG AGTGGTTGCATTACCAAGCTGGAAAACTTCATTCAAGAGCATCTGAAAATTATCGGGGCAGTGGGCATCAGCATTGCTTGTGTGCAG ATCTTTGGGATGATTTTCACCTGCTGCTTGTACAAGAGTTTAAAGTCAGAACCATATTAA